The following are from one region of the Erwinia billingiae Eb661 genome:
- a CDS encoding phage virion morphogenesis protein, translating into MDLDMFAREIAQSSAAIAIGLESQFKLIVKDIEETAKEELGIYQPAVGSFDAWAQLADSTMAGRLSAGYSANEPLLRSGELRDTIESQVVGLAAIVGTKSEIGLWQEVGTDRIPPRPFIGPAYVRKIDPLMDAIGLAITTGFKAY; encoded by the coding sequence ATGGATCTTGATATGTTCGCAAGAGAGATTGCTCAGTCTTCCGCTGCAATTGCGATTGGCCTTGAAAGTCAGTTTAAGCTGATCGTCAAGGACATTGAGGAAACGGCAAAAGAAGAGCTGGGCATTTACCAGCCTGCCGTTGGCTCTTTCGATGCCTGGGCGCAACTCGCTGACTCAACAATGGCAGGGCGTTTATCAGCTGGATACTCAGCCAATGAGCCATTACTTCGTTCCGGAGAGCTTCGCGACACAATTGAAAGTCAGGTAGTGGGGCTGGCGGCAATAGTAGGGACCAAAAGCGAAATCGGATTGTGGCAGGAAGTTGGCACAGACCGCATCCCGCCAAGGCCATTCATTGGCCCCGCATACGTCAGGAAGATTGACCCTCTGATGGATGCAATTGGGCTGGCTATCACGACTGGCTTCAAAGCTTACTGA